A genomic stretch from Falco cherrug isolate bFalChe1 chromosome 1, bFalChe1.pri, whole genome shotgun sequence includes:
- the PIMREG gene encoding protein PIMREG isoform X1, which produces MVSVLQNVKATMAWRKHQLLADFDDNESPVPDKFKRRPSLRSLNNIRMSLRKRVPLKQVELNFHKTPTWESLEARQKCQTLQSIKRTAKNAFGTVSQKIQKSCQSPVRSMVTFLAESNSGSCATSPTKKSTTARTPCHKKSVTSAASSKGTPRSSKRALLGPTRVPECKEWRRFSSSLDKDAVSLRRSRRAAALKSPYSSPPPGSGKIEFDCELELVSSGICQLKRISQAFDDTIVQEERQHAISNYYYLMAQNLQSVRRSRKLSQAIRRRAKKLHRALAT; this is translated from the exons ATGGTATCTGTGCTCCAAAATGTCAAGGCAACAATGGCCTGGCGGAAACACCAGCTCCTAGCTGACTTTGATGACAATGAGAGCCCTGTACCTGACAAATTCAAGAGAAGGCCTTCTCTGAGGTCTCTCAATAACATCCGCATGTCTCTAAGGAAGCGAGTACCATTAAAGCAAGTAGAGCTGAACTTTCATAAGACCCCAACTTGGGAAAGTCTGGAAGCAAGACAGAAGTGCCAAACTCTTCAGAGTattaaaagaacagcaaaaaatgcttttggaacAGTGTCCCAG aaaatacagaagtctTGCCAAAGCCCAGTACGCTCAATGGTGACCTTTCTAGCTGAATCCAACAGCGGAAGCTGTGCAACCAGTCCTACCAAGAAAAGTACTACAGCTCGAACCCCTTGCCATAAGAAGAGTGTTACTTCAGCAGCCAGTTCTAAAGGCACCCCAAGATCCAGCAAAAGAGCCTTGCTTGGGCCAACAAGGGTGCCAGAATGTAAAGAATGGAGGAGATTCTCGTCCTCGCTTGATAAAGATGCTGTCTCTCTTCGGAGATCAAGAAGAGCAGCAGCGCTGAAGAGTCCTTACTCATCACCACCTCCCGGCAGTGGAAAGAT agagTTTGACTGCGAGTTGGAGCTGGTCTCCTCAGGGATTTGCCAGTTGAAGCGTATCTCCCAGGCATTTGATGATACCATTGTGCAAGAGGAGAG GCAACATGCAATATCGAACTACTACTACCTAATGGCACAAAACTTGCAGTCTGTGCGTCGATCTCGGAAACTTTCTCAAGCTATCAGAAGGCGGGCAAAGAAACTCCATCGAGCACTTGCTACCTAG
- the PIMREG gene encoding protein PIMREG isoform X2, with the protein MVSVLQNVKATMAWRKHQLLADFDDNESPVPDKFKRRPSLRSLNNIRMSLRKRVPLKQVELNFHKTPTWESLEARQKCQTLQSIKRTAKNAFGTVSQKIQKSCQSPVRSMVTFLAESNSGSCATSPTKKSTTARTPCHKKSVTSAASSKGTPRSSKRALLGPTRVPECKEWRRFSSSLDKDAVSLRRSRRAAALKSPYSSPPPGSGKIEFDCELELVSSGICQLKRISQAFDDTIVQEESDMTVSLIRN; encoded by the exons ATGGTATCTGTGCTCCAAAATGTCAAGGCAACAATGGCCTGGCGGAAACACCAGCTCCTAGCTGACTTTGATGACAATGAGAGCCCTGTACCTGACAAATTCAAGAGAAGGCCTTCTCTGAGGTCTCTCAATAACATCCGCATGTCTCTAAGGAAGCGAGTACCATTAAAGCAAGTAGAGCTGAACTTTCATAAGACCCCAACTTGGGAAAGTCTGGAAGCAAGACAGAAGTGCCAAACTCTTCAGAGTattaaaagaacagcaaaaaatgcttttggaacAGTGTCCCAG aaaatacagaagtctTGCCAAAGCCCAGTACGCTCAATGGTGACCTTTCTAGCTGAATCCAACAGCGGAAGCTGTGCAACCAGTCCTACCAAGAAAAGTACTACAGCTCGAACCCCTTGCCATAAGAAGAGTGTTACTTCAGCAGCCAGTTCTAAAGGCACCCCAAGATCCAGCAAAAGAGCCTTGCTTGGGCCAACAAGGGTGCCAGAATGTAAAGAATGGAGGAGATTCTCGTCCTCGCTTGATAAAGATGCTGTCTCTCTTCGGAGATCAAGAAGAGCAGCAGCGCTGAAGAGTCCTTACTCATCACCACCTCCCGGCAGTGGAAAGAT agagTTTGACTGCGAGTTGGAGCTGGTCTCCTCAGGGATTTGCCAGTTGAAGCGTATCTCCCAGGCATTTGATGATACCATTGTGCAAGAGGAGAG TGATATGACAGTTTCTCTCATTCGTAACTGA
- the FBXO39 gene encoding LOW QUALITY PROTEIN: F-box only protein 39 (The sequence of the model RefSeq protein was modified relative to this genomic sequence to represent the inferred CDS: inserted 2 bases in 2 codons; substituted 1 base at 1 genomic stop codon): MEQLILFITLKRDSTLIYGSVLPQMIVMEQYPRMQKNEAGLISIDNKQLWAGFRGVRPKSLFDPDSLSTVAKKGLLVFNAKKQTFIHLLGSLFCWEWQEIYPQLSLCRFGTTPRRKVKNCLLTEDDSEPEQSAWAHLPDVCLEHVFHWLHDRDRSQAXLVCKKWNWAMYSGSLWRSRAITFCGRPLRAHTLELQSALWYVKRFGKYLEHLEIKLANPXNTAFTQKFQVIMRGLLSHLGKFNSRLVSLSIKYLDLDHLIWKTVVREQFIKNLATFLKRTSKQLDYVNFQGARVSLEEGCELLNSLSCLTNRSFISEINIEDFFSFYLPVYSSTLFHQTMSKLHSLVTPTFNDSNELLVILQEHSAHSLCTLNIKCHIHDPHGQVVWGMSWANLAKRAPKLNVNFFFERVMKHDHLARVLLVEIPVRSISLRSCYFSDPEWTMRLTLTNLLPAYWHVLQKLTLELNHDHELLEDELLXLILSCKNLLFLKVWAFLSVTFMERLLQNHAESKCILTTIKMRIYTVQPDSSEEDQMLGGIYRKFKHVLDSELNYFIITHTMV, encoded by the exons ATGGAACAGCTTATATTGTTTATTACTCTCAAAAGGGATAGTACTTTAATCTATGGCAGTGTACTGCCTCAGATGATTGTCATGGAACAGTACCCCAGAAtgcagaagaatgaagctgggttaattagcattgacaATAaacaactgtgggctggcttcaggggtgtcAG ACCCAAAAGCCTGTTTGACCCTGACAGCTTGAGTACAGTGGCAAAGAAAGGATTGTTGGTGTTCAATGCGAAGAAGCAAACTTTCATCCATTTACTTGGAAGCCTATTCTGTTGGGAATGGCAAGAAATCTACCCACAGCTTTCTTTGTGTAGGTTTGGCACAACACccagaagaaaagtgaaaaactgTCTTCTAACGGAAGATGACAGTGAACCTGAGCAGAGTGCCTGGGCCCATCTACCTGATGTCTGTCTCGAGCACGTCTTCCATTGGTTACATGACAGGGACAGATCTCAGG GCCTTGTCTGTAAAAAGTGGAATTGGGCCATGTACTCGGGATCCCTCTGGAGAAGCAGAGCCATCACATTCTGTGGCCGACCATTAAGGGCACATACATTGGAGCTGCAAAGTGCACTGTGGTATGTCAAGAGATTTGGCAAGTATTTGGAGCACCTTGAGATCAAGTTAGCAAATCCTTAGAATACTGCCTTTACCCAAAAATTTCAAGTGATTATGAGAGGTCTTCTTTCACACCTGGGTAAGTTTAACAGTCGCCTAGTATCCTTGAGCATCAAATACCTGGACCTAGACCACTTGATCTGGAAAACTGTAGTCAGGGAGCAGTTTATCAAGAACTTGGCTACCTTCCTGAAAAGAACGAGCAAACAGCTTGATTATGTCAACTTCCAAGGAGCGAGAGTAAGCTTGGAAGAAGGCTGTGAGCTTCTGAATTCTCTGAGCTGCTTGACCaacagaagttttatttctgaaataaatattgaGGATTTCTTCAGTTTCTACCTTCCTGTCTACAGCAGCACCTTGTTCCACCAAACTATGTCCAAGTTGCACAGCCTGGTCACCCCGACTTTCAATGACTCCAATGAACTGCTGGTCATCCTGCAAGAGCACAGTGCTCATTCCCTGTGCACTTTGAATATCAAATGTCATATCCATGACCCTCATGGGCAAGTGGTCTGGGGAATGTCATGGGCAAACTTGGCCAAGAGAGCCCCAAAACTGAATGTGAACTTCTTCTTTGAAAGAGTCATGAAGCATGATCACCTAGCCAGGGTCCTGCTAGTGGAGATCCCAGTCAGGAGCATCAGTCTACGGAGCTGCTATTTCAGTGACCCAGAATGGACAATGAGACTTACCCTCACCAACCTCCTCCCAGCCTACTGGCATGTTCTGCAG aaattaacACTTGAATTAAACCATGACCATGAGCTGCTGGAAGATGAGCTGC AGCTCATCTTATCGTGCAAGAACTTGTTATTTCTGAAAGTCTGGGCATTTCTAAGTGTCACCTTTATGGAGAGGCTGCTGCAAAACCATGCAGAAAGTAAATGCATTTTGACTACCATAAAG ATGAG GATTTACACAGTCCAACCAGACAGCAGTGAGGAGGATCAGATGTTGGGTGGTATTTACAGGAAGTTCAAACACGTGCTTGACTCGGAGCTTAATTATTTCATCATCACTCACACAATGGTATAA
- the TEKT1 gene encoding tektin-1 isoform X1, translated as MARLLQTPPKFHPSEWDIANKMQCASTESQKSRSECMIAESQRLLDEIKKTTQKTQSGVNKKIEQRREEIKFWKQELDKKHEQIVHETEVLLTFKTRLEKSLESCKEPLVIAQKCLLNRQRRAGIELVHDEVEQELVKEAEVLQGVIALLGRTLEQTNEQIRLNRSAKYSLEMDLKDKFTALMIDDYCASLTNNIPDTRYADNAVKIEGNFVSPEDWIAFSNMNIEKANEQRNNSLALRALIDGIFLQTANDMRKQCEMVNVAFRKRVKEVKDAKHKLETLLAMVIDEAASQEKNIAALKKAIADEEGPFKVAQTRLESRNHRPNVELCYDTVQYRLTSEVQEIAKNIQRLKDTLAQAETELKGLSRRQLSLEEEIQVKENTLYIDEVLCMQMRESICINSF; from the exons ATGGCCAGGTTGTTGCAAACTCCACCCAAGTTTCATCCCTCAGAATGGGATATTGCAAACAAGATGCAGTGTGCCAGTACAGAGTCTCAGAAATCCAGGTCAGAGTGCATGATAGCTGAGAGTCAGAGGCTGctggatgaaataaaaaagacaacTCAGAAAACCCAAAGTGGTGTCAACAAAAAAATAG aacagagacgggaagaaattaaattctggaAACAAGAATTGGACaaaaaacatgaacaaattGTTCATGAGACAGAGGTACTGTTGACTTTTAAGACTAGGCTGGAGAAATCTTTGGAGAGCTGCAAAGAGCCACTCGTCATTGCCCAAAAGTGTCTCCTGAACAG gCAGAGGCGAGCTGGGATTGAATTGGTGCATGATGAAGTGGAACAGGAACTGGTGAAGGAAGCTGAAGTCCTTCAGGGGGTTATTGCTTTGCTTGGACGTACATTGGAACAAACCAATGAGCAAATCAG ACTAAACCGATCAGCAAAATACAGTCTGGAAATGGATCTGAAGGACAAGTTCACAGCTTTGATGATTGATGATTACTGTGCTAGTCTGACAAACAACATTCCTGATACCAGATATGCTGATAATGCAGTGAAAATTGAAGGAAA ttttgttagcCCTGAAGACTGGATAGCTTTCTCAAACATGAACATTGAAAAGGCCAATGAGCAGAGAAACAATTCTTTGGCACTGAGGGCACTGATTGACGGCATCTTCTTGCAGACAGCAAATGACATGCGCAAGCAATGTGAGATGGTGAATGTTGCATTTAGAAAAAGGGTGAAGGAAGTCAAGGATGCCAAGCACAAGCTAGAGACACTCCTTGCAATG GTGATAGATGAGGCTGCCTCACAGGAGAAGAACATTGCAGCCTTAAAGAAAGCAATCGCTGATGAAGAAGGACCTTTTAAAGTGGCTCAAACCCGCTTGGAATCAAGAAACCATCGCCCCAATGTGGAATTGTGTTATGATACAGTGCAATACAGGCTGACTAGTGAAGTTCAAGAAAttgcaaaaaatattcaaag ATTAAAGGACACACTGGCACAGGCCGAGACAGAGCTGAAAGGTCTGAGCCGTCGACAGCTTTCCTTGGAGGAGGAGATCCAGGTCAAGGAGAATACACTGTACATTGACGAAGTGCTCTGCATGCAAATGAGAGAGTCCATTTGTATTAACAGCTTCTGA
- the TEKT1 gene encoding tektin-1 isoform X2 produces the protein MARLLQTPPKFHPSEWDIANKMQCASTESQKSRSECMIAESQRLLDEIKKTTQKTQSGVNKKIEQRREEIKFWKQELDKKHEQIVHETEVLLTFKTRLEKSLESCKEPLVIAQKCLLNRLNRSAKYSLEMDLKDKFTALMIDDYCASLTNNIPDTRYADNAVKIEGNFVSPEDWIAFSNMNIEKANEQRNNSLALRALIDGIFLQTANDMRKQCEMVNVAFRKRVKEVKDAKHKLETLLAMVIDEAASQEKNIAALKKAIADEEGPFKVAQTRLESRNHRPNVELCYDTVQYRLTSEVQEIAKNIQRLKDTLAQAETELKGLSRRQLSLEEEIQVKENTLYIDEVLCMQMRESICINSF, from the exons ATGGCCAGGTTGTTGCAAACTCCACCCAAGTTTCATCCCTCAGAATGGGATATTGCAAACAAGATGCAGTGTGCCAGTACAGAGTCTCAGAAATCCAGGTCAGAGTGCATGATAGCTGAGAGTCAGAGGCTGctggatgaaataaaaaagacaacTCAGAAAACCCAAAGTGGTGTCAACAAAAAAATAG aacagagacgggaagaaattaaattctggaAACAAGAATTGGACaaaaaacatgaacaaattGTTCATGAGACAGAGGTACTGTTGACTTTTAAGACTAGGCTGGAGAAATCTTTGGAGAGCTGCAAAGAGCCACTCGTCATTGCCCAAAAGTGTCTCCTGAACAG ACTAAACCGATCAGCAAAATACAGTCTGGAAATGGATCTGAAGGACAAGTTCACAGCTTTGATGATTGATGATTACTGTGCTAGTCTGACAAACAACATTCCTGATACCAGATATGCTGATAATGCAGTGAAAATTGAAGGAAA ttttgttagcCCTGAAGACTGGATAGCTTTCTCAAACATGAACATTGAAAAGGCCAATGAGCAGAGAAACAATTCTTTGGCACTGAGGGCACTGATTGACGGCATCTTCTTGCAGACAGCAAATGACATGCGCAAGCAATGTGAGATGGTGAATGTTGCATTTAGAAAAAGGGTGAAGGAAGTCAAGGATGCCAAGCACAAGCTAGAGACACTCCTTGCAATG GTGATAGATGAGGCTGCCTCACAGGAGAAGAACATTGCAGCCTTAAAGAAAGCAATCGCTGATGAAGAAGGACCTTTTAAAGTGGCTCAAACCCGCTTGGAATCAAGAAACCATCGCCCCAATGTGGAATTGTGTTATGATACAGTGCAATACAGGCTGACTAGTGAAGTTCAAGAAAttgcaaaaaatattcaaag ATTAAAGGACACACTGGCACAGGCCGAGACAGAGCTGAAAGGTCTGAGCCGTCGACAGCTTTCCTTGGAGGAGGAGATCCAGGTCAAGGAGAATACACTGTACATTGACGAAGTGCTCTGCATGCAAATGAGAGAGTCCATTTGTATTAACAGCTTCTGA